A genomic segment from Syntrophotalea acetylenivorans encodes:
- a CDS encoding DUF523 domain-containing protein, with amino-acid sequence MFKPILVSACLLGLPTRYDGKHKENSQVLTHLKEKGLHPIPVCPEQLAGLATPRPKCWFDQGDGKEVLLGKGRLVRSDGKEMNSHFIRGAEVTLQIARLTDCQTALFKEGSPSCGVGRVYRQQQSVAGQGVATAMLQHNGLRVYSEEDI; translated from the coding sequence ATGTTCAAACCGATTCTGGTTAGTGCCTGCTTGCTCGGATTACCTACTCGGTACGATGGGAAACACAAAGAGAATAGTCAGGTCCTCACTCATCTTAAGGAAAAAGGGCTGCATCCCATCCCCGTGTGTCCGGAGCAATTAGCCGGCTTGGCCACGCCTCGACCGAAATGCTGGTTTGACCAGGGGGACGGCAAAGAGGTTTTGTTGGGCAAGGGCAGGCTTGTCCGATCCGATGGCAAGGAAATGAACTCCCATTTTATCAGGGGCGCAGAGGTGACTCTGCAAATCGCACGCCTTACCGATTGCCAAACAGCCCTGTTCAAGGAGGGCAGTCCTTCCTGTGGCGTTGGGCGCGTCTATCGCCAGCAACAATCAGTAGCCGGTCAAGGAGTCGCCACCGCCATGCTGCAGCATAACGGCCTGCGAGTGTACAGTGAAGAGGACATTTAG
- the purM gene encoding phosphoribosylformylglycinamidine cyclo-ligase, producing the protein MTYKDAGVDIDAGNRFVNMIKPLVKATARPEVLTDIGGFGGLFSLHADKYEKPTLATATDGVGTKLKIAFMADKHDTVGIDLVAMCVNDIAVQGAEPLFFLDYMATGKLAPEKGVEVVKGISEGCLQAGCALIGGETAEMPGFYADGEYDLAGFTVGIVDNSKIIDGSTITVGDRLIGLASSGLHSNGYSLVRKILFEKMGLTVDSQLDELDKPLGEELLTPTRIYVKTILNLLRDFEIKGMAHITGGGIVENVPRVLPKNCQAIIEKDSWPKPAIFEVLRRGGNIDELEMYRTLNYGIGMVLIVPEQEVDEIMVRLTGLDEKAYVIGRIAKSDTGESVVLN; encoded by the coding sequence ATGACCTACAAGGATGCCGGCGTCGATATTGATGCGGGCAATCGTTTCGTCAACATGATCAAACCATTGGTCAAAGCAACTGCCAGACCAGAGGTACTGACCGATATCGGCGGTTTCGGCGGCCTGTTCTCACTTCATGCCGACAAGTACGAAAAACCGACTCTCGCTACCGCCACCGACGGCGTGGGCACCAAGCTTAAAATTGCCTTCATGGCGGACAAACACGATACTGTCGGCATCGATCTGGTGGCCATGTGTGTCAACGACATCGCCGTTCAGGGGGCTGAGCCTCTCTTTTTTCTGGACTACATGGCCACCGGCAAACTGGCACCGGAAAAGGGCGTGGAAGTCGTTAAAGGCATCTCTGAGGGTTGTCTCCAGGCGGGGTGTGCTCTTATTGGCGGAGAAACGGCTGAAATGCCCGGTTTCTACGCCGATGGCGAATACGATCTGGCCGGCTTCACCGTCGGCATCGTCGACAACAGTAAAATTATCGATGGCTCCACCATTACTGTTGGCGACCGGTTGATCGGACTGGCCTCGAGCGGTTTGCACTCCAACGGCTACTCATTGGTGCGTAAGATTTTGTTTGAGAAAATGGGCCTGACTGTCGACTCTCAGCTTGACGAATTGGACAAGCCCCTTGGCGAAGAATTACTGACACCGACTCGAATCTACGTCAAAACGATTCTCAACCTGTTGCGCGACTTTGAGATCAAGGGCATGGCGCACATAACCGGTGGCGGCATTGTCGAAAACGTACCCCGGGTTCTACCTAAGAACTGCCAGGCAATTATCGAAAAGGACAGCTGGCCAAAACCAGCCATTTTTGAAGTTCTGCGCCGCGGCGGCAACATCGACGAACTGGAAATGTATCGCACCCTTAATTACGGCATCGGCATGGTTCTTATTGTTCCGGAACAAGAAGTCGATGAGATAATGGTACGACTTACCGGTCTCGATGAAAAAGCCTACGTAATCGGCCGCATCGCCAAAAGCGATACGGGAGAAAGCGTCGTACTGAATTAA
- the rpmB gene encoding 50S ribosomal protein L28 has protein sequence MARVCEICGKRPTTGNNVSHAQNKTRKVWYPNLQKIRALHKGKVQSIKICTRCLRSGAVTKA, from the coding sequence ATGGCAAGAGTTTGTGAGATTTGCGGCAAGAGACCAACGACTGGCAATAATGTCAGCCATGCACAGAACAAGACCCGGAAGGTATGGTATCCTAACCTCCAGAAAATAAGAGCGCTGCACAAAGGCAAGGTACAGTCGATTAAGATCTGTACCCGCTGTCTGCGTTCCGGAGCCGTTACCAAGGCCTGA
- a CDS encoding CBS domain-containing protein, with protein sequence MDVITTHINADFDCLGSMIAAKKLYPQAEMVFAGAQERSVREYLLKNPEQAALFKRIRDIDLADIRRLILVDVCQAERIGPFAEVLERPGIEVHVYDHHPLCQLSVKPSLEKIEEVGSTVTIFAHLFQEQGIELSSAEATMMLLGLYEDTGKLLFNSTTSSDYQAAAYLLEQGGDLNLVSDSLIQELTAKQVALLHQLIESRSILNVNGIDIAVAHASIDHYVGDLAVLAHKLKDMESHNALIVAVRMGDRVFLVGRSRVPEVHVGQILSEFGGGGHSFAASGVLRDMTLVQFLDRLTEVLQRHVNPHWEARHLLFTALKTVPKDVTIKDVRELLTRYNINALPVMDGERVVGIISRQVVEKAAYHLLEDLPVSEFMNSDFVAVQPGTPVEELQELIVSGNQRFVPVVDEGKLVGAITRTDLLRHMVSGAVSRRMSDAPALGSSLGLKKRYVVRLLRTRLEQRIQDILDRLGQVAQDLGLDVFAVGGFVRDLLLNKQNLDVDIVVEGDGIAFAAEFARRFDCRIRTHRKFGTAVLIFPDQFKVDVASARTEYYLEPGALPTVEHAPIKLDLYRRDFTINTLAIALNGSHFGELYDFFGAQRDLQEKAIRVLHNLSFVEDPTRVFRAIRFEQRLGFRIGVHTEQLLRSAMRMGFLDKIGGHRVWNELVLIFKEANPLPAVLRMADLDLLEYLHPDLLLEKRAKKLFANARQAIDWYRLLFTGEPCRHWLVYFLCLLTDLDDQAVASLCQRLVVAPRLQQIFTVEREAAHRATNLIFWRRMHTAPPRPSEIYDWFQPLATEVLLYAMARSNNEQVQRCLSSYFTHLRSVQCELVGSDIKQLGIAPGPIYKEIFQRLLAARLDGELVTRQDELDFVSQHYLPNKHTNE encoded by the coding sequence ATGGACGTTATTACCACCCATATCAATGCCGATTTCGACTGTCTTGGCAGCATGATTGCGGCTAAAAAGCTCTACCCGCAGGCTGAAATGGTCTTTGCCGGTGCCCAAGAGCGAAGTGTGCGGGAGTATCTGCTTAAAAATCCTGAGCAGGCTGCTCTTTTCAAGCGCATCCGCGATATCGACCTGGCCGACATCCGCCGGTTGATCCTGGTCGATGTTTGCCAGGCGGAGCGGATCGGCCCTTTTGCCGAGGTTCTTGAGCGACCGGGGATCGAAGTTCATGTCTACGATCATCATCCGCTCTGCCAGCTTAGCGTCAAGCCATCCCTTGAGAAGATCGAGGAGGTTGGCTCGACGGTTACCATCTTTGCCCATCTGTTCCAGGAGCAGGGGATTGAACTCAGCTCCGCTGAAGCGACCATGATGCTCCTCGGTCTCTATGAGGACACAGGCAAGCTGCTGTTTAATTCCACCACCAGCAGTGATTATCAGGCGGCAGCCTATCTATTGGAACAGGGGGGCGACCTCAATCTGGTGTCCGATTCCCTGATTCAGGAGTTAACGGCCAAGCAGGTCGCTTTGCTGCATCAACTCATTGAAAGTCGTTCCATTCTCAATGTCAACGGCATCGACATTGCTGTCGCTCATGCCTCTATCGACCATTATGTCGGTGATCTGGCTGTCCTGGCCCATAAACTAAAGGATATGGAGAGTCACAACGCTCTGATTGTGGCCGTGCGAATGGGTGATCGGGTTTTCCTGGTCGGCCGCTCCCGGGTCCCCGAAGTTCATGTCGGCCAAATTTTGAGCGAATTTGGCGGAGGTGGTCACAGTTTTGCCGCCTCCGGGGTTTTGCGGGATATGACCCTGGTGCAGTTTCTTGATCGCCTGACAGAAGTATTACAGCGCCATGTCAACCCCCACTGGGAAGCTCGTCATCTGCTTTTTACCGCGCTCAAGACGGTACCCAAAGATGTAACTATCAAAGACGTTCGCGAACTGCTGACCCGTTATAATATTAATGCGTTACCGGTTATGGATGGTGAGCGGGTGGTTGGTATTATTAGTCGCCAGGTGGTGGAAAAAGCCGCATATCATTTACTTGAAGATTTGCCGGTGAGCGAATTTATGAACAGTGACTTTGTCGCGGTTCAGCCTGGCACTCCTGTGGAAGAGTTGCAGGAGTTGATTGTCAGCGGCAATCAGCGTTTTGTGCCCGTGGTGGATGAAGGCAAGCTGGTCGGGGCGATCACCCGAACAGATCTGTTGCGGCATATGGTGTCCGGCGCGGTTTCCCGGCGCATGAGCGATGCCCCTGCTCTTGGCAGCAGTCTTGGCTTGAAAAAACGATATGTCGTGCGCTTGCTGCGAACGCGGCTTGAACAGCGTATTCAGGATATTCTTGATCGGCTGGGGCAAGTGGCACAGGATTTAGGCCTTGATGTTTTTGCGGTTGGGGGATTTGTCCGCGACCTGTTGTTGAATAAGCAGAATCTTGATGTCGATATTGTTGTCGAAGGAGACGGTATCGCCTTCGCTGCTGAATTTGCCCGGCGTTTTGATTGTCGCATACGCACTCATCGCAAATTCGGCACCGCTGTCCTGATCTTTCCCGATCAATTCAAGGTGGATGTAGCCTCAGCGCGCACCGAATATTACCTGGAACCAGGAGCCTTGCCCACGGTAGAGCATGCACCGATCAAGCTCGATCTTTACCGTCGTGATTTCACCATTAATACTCTTGCCATTGCTCTCAACGGCAGTCATTTCGGAGAACTCTACGACTTTTTCGGCGCCCAACGAGACCTTCAGGAAAAAGCGATTCGCGTTTTGCATAACCTGAGTTTCGTAGAAGACCCGACGCGGGTTTTCCGCGCCATCCGTTTCGAGCAGCGTCTCGGTTTTCGCATCGGGGTGCATACCGAACAGTTGCTGCGCAGCGCCATGCGTATGGGTTTTTTGGACAAGATCGGCGGTCATCGTGTTTGGAACGAACTGGTTTTGATTTTTAAAGAAGCCAACCCTTTACCGGCAGTACTGCGGATGGCCGATCTCGACCTGCTTGAATATCTGCATCCCGACCTTTTGCTTGAAAAAAGGGCCAAGAAGCTGTTTGCCAATGCTCGTCAGGCGATTGATTGGTATCGCCTTCTCTTTACCGGCGAGCCGTGTCGCCACTGGCTGGTCTATTTTTTATGCCTTTTGACTGATCTGGATGATCAGGCCGTGGCCAGCCTTTGCCAGCGGTTGGTGGTGGCGCCGCGACTGCAACAGATATTTACCGTTGAACGGGAGGCGGCCCATCGTGCAACCAATCTGATCTTCTGGCGCCGGATGCACACTGCACCACCGCGTCCAAGTGAAATTTATGATTGGTTTCAACCGCTGGCCACGGAAGTACTGCTGTATGCTATGGCTCGCAGTAACAACGAACAGGTACAGCGTTGCCTTTCCAGCTATTTCACCCATCTCCGTTCAGTTCAGTGCGAACTGGTTGGCAGTGACATCAAGCAGTTGGGAATTGCACCGGGCCCCATCTATAAAGAGATCTTTCAGCGTCTACTTGCTGCACGCCTTGACGGAGAGCTTGTAACCCGGCAAGACGAACTCGATTTTGTTTCCCAGCATTACCTGCCAAACAAGCACACCAACGAATGA
- a CDS encoding dihydroorotate dehydrogenase, whose amino-acid sequence MPQSKSPSAETPDLSVGFAGLRLKNPVMPASGTFGYGEEYSPYMDLNRLGAIVTKGLSLRPKAGNPTPRIAETKGGMLNAIGLQNVGMDVFAEQKLPFLKEVQTPVIVNFFGNSLEEYGMAAQRLSQIDGIAAVELNISCPNVKQGGIVFGTDPGAAAEVVGLVRRHLNVPLIVKLTPNVTDITVIARAVEEAGADAISCINTLTGLAVDIRRRTPRLANGTGGLSGPVLRPLAVRMVYQVVQAVSLPVIGVGGIMTAEDALEFLIAGAQAVQVGTANFVDPAAMITIIDGLQQFCQEEGVSHITDLIGSLHC is encoded by the coding sequence ATGCCGCAATCAAAGAGTCCGTCGGCAGAAACTCCGGACCTGTCAGTTGGATTTGCCGGTCTGCGGTTGAAGAACCCGGTCATGCCAGCTTCTGGTACTTTTGGCTACGGTGAGGAATATAGTCCCTATATGGACCTCAACCGCCTGGGCGCTATTGTTACCAAGGGGCTTTCTCTTCGTCCTAAAGCCGGGAATCCAACCCCCCGGATCGCCGAAACCAAGGGCGGCATGCTGAATGCGATCGGTCTGCAGAATGTCGGAATGGACGTTTTCGCCGAGCAGAAACTGCCCTTTTTGAAAGAGGTGCAGACGCCGGTGATTGTCAATTTCTTTGGCAATAGTCTGGAAGAATACGGTATGGCCGCGCAGCGACTGTCGCAGATCGATGGCATTGCCGCGGTTGAACTTAACATCTCCTGCCCTAATGTAAAACAAGGGGGTATCGTTTTCGGTACCGATCCCGGCGCCGCAGCCGAAGTAGTTGGTCTGGTACGGCGGCATCTCAACGTGCCGCTCATCGTCAAGCTGACTCCCAATGTCACCGACATTACCGTCATCGCCCGGGCTGTCGAGGAGGCAGGAGCCGACGCTATCAGTTGTATCAATACCCTGACCGGCCTGGCGGTCGATATCCGCCGCCGCACCCCGCGTCTTGCAAACGGCACCGGAGGGCTTTCCGGTCCCGTGTTGAGGCCTCTGGCGGTACGCATGGTGTATCAGGTGGTGCAGGCGGTGAGCCTGCCGGTAATCGGCGTCGGTGGTATTATGACTGCCGAGGATGCCTTGGAGTTCCTTATCGCCGGCGCGCAAGCCGTTCAGGTCGGAACGGCCAATTTTGTCGACCCAGCGGCGATGATCACTATTATCGATGGTCTGCAGCAATTTTGTCAGGAAGAAGGGGTGTCTCATATCACCGATTTGATCGGTAGCCTGCATTGCTGA
- the rpoZ gene encoding DNA-directed RNA polymerase subunit omega gives MARITVEDCLQQIPNRFLLVMVAAKRTKQLYKGSQPLIENKSNNKKIVLGLREVAAGKVDFEIPIRKS, from the coding sequence ATGGCACGTATCACTGTAGAAGATTGCTTGCAGCAGATTCCTAACCGTTTTCTGCTCGTCATGGTGGCGGCTAAGCGCACCAAGCAGCTTTATAAAGGCTCTCAGCCGTTAATCGAAAACAAAAGCAACAACAAAAAGATAGTACTTGGTTTGCGGGAAGTGGCCGCAGGAAAAGTAGATTTTGAAATTCCCATCCGTAAAAGCTAG
- a CDS encoding RelA/SpoT family protein, with translation MRPSQQFKKIVQELLDHHSATDIDLLRQAYTLCVSVYYGRHRESGETCLTHAVEVAHILCRFKPDAATLVAGMLIDIVDQQLVDVAALRQQFGTEIGELVESLANLRKLVYSAEEERQAENFRKMLLSMARDIRIVLVQLADRLHCLRTMEKIPEKEQRRFAKETLAIYAPLANRLGVSWLKCEMEDLSLRYAMPEIYFDLRDKVSRNEKDRSGYITQVKRLLLEKIGRQGIKGVCYGRYKHLYSIHRKMVRQQVVFDEVYDLIAFRVIVQTIPECYTVLGVIHAAWKPVPGRFKDFIAMPKPNMYQSLHTTVIGPFGERMEVQIRTEEMHRIAEEGIAAHWRYKEQQAGKAPGSEVDKQKGFFEREPEKQPAKSDEVGLLEALNDDLFSDEVYVFTPKGTVKAFPRGATPIDFAYSVHTDVGHHCSGARVNGKLVPLKTQLHSGDIVEVITATSQQPSKDWLKFVKTSRAASKIRQWIKAEQHEKSLLLGRELLEKRLRKYGVSLKRALQSAEMATAMEELGYHASDDLLAAIGYGKLSLGQVVGRVVPEESLKPEAPKEKGRIGRVLEKIHKKPSSAIKIQGLDDIMVRYAKCCNPLPGDPVVGFITRGRGIAVHAADCPGVMQSDPERRIEVEWDLKKKSSHLVKVRVYCLDQKGILANISGEISNCEANIISANVHTTDDSKARIVFTIDLQDREHLNRIVKALKQVKGVHQVERVRG, from the coding sequence ATGCGCCCATCCCAACAGTTTAAAAAGATCGTCCAAGAGCTTCTCGATCATCATTCGGCCACGGATATCGACTTGTTGCGTCAGGCTTACACTTTGTGCGTCAGTGTCTATTACGGCAGGCACCGTGAATCCGGCGAAACCTGTCTAACCCATGCTGTTGAAGTGGCTCATATTTTGTGCCGCTTTAAGCCCGACGCGGCCACCCTTGTTGCCGGTATGCTCATTGATATCGTTGATCAGCAACTGGTTGATGTTGCCGCGCTCCGGCAGCAGTTCGGTACCGAGATCGGCGAACTGGTTGAGAGTCTAGCGAATCTCCGTAAATTGGTATATTCCGCAGAGGAAGAGCGGCAGGCGGAGAATTTTCGAAAGATGCTGCTCTCCATGGCCAGGGATATCCGCATTGTCCTGGTGCAGTTAGCCGATCGGTTACATTGTTTACGTACCATGGAGAAGATCCCTGAAAAGGAACAGCGGCGTTTTGCCAAGGAGACCTTGGCGATTTATGCTCCTCTGGCGAATCGTCTCGGTGTCAGTTGGTTGAAATGTGAAATGGAGGATTTGTCTCTGCGCTATGCCATGCCGGAGATTTATTTCGACCTGAGGGACAAGGTATCCCGCAACGAAAAAGATCGCTCCGGCTACATAACGCAGGTCAAGCGACTGCTTCTGGAAAAAATCGGTCGACAGGGGATCAAGGGGGTCTGTTACGGGCGTTATAAACACCTTTATTCGATTCATCGAAAGATGGTTCGTCAGCAGGTTGTTTTCGATGAGGTTTACGATCTTATTGCCTTTCGAGTGATTGTACAGACGATTCCTGAGTGCTATACGGTGCTTGGTGTCATTCACGCTGCCTGGAAGCCCGTTCCGGGACGATTCAAAGATTTCATCGCCATGCCCAAGCCGAATATGTATCAGTCATTGCATACAACGGTTATCGGTCCTTTTGGTGAGCGCATGGAGGTGCAGATTCGTACGGAGGAAATGCATCGCATCGCCGAAGAGGGCATTGCAGCCCACTGGAGATATAAGGAGCAACAGGCAGGGAAGGCTCCTGGCTCCGAGGTGGACAAACAAAAAGGTTTCTTTGAGCGGGAACCTGAGAAACAGCCGGCAAAGAGTGATGAAGTTGGATTGCTGGAGGCCCTCAACGATGATTTGTTCTCCGATGAGGTCTATGTCTTTACTCCCAAGGGAACGGTTAAAGCCTTTCCGCGCGGGGCTACTCCCATCGACTTCGCGTACAGCGTGCATACCGATGTAGGTCATCACTGCAGTGGAGCGCGGGTTAACGGCAAGCTGGTACCTTTAAAGACTCAATTGCATAGCGGTGACATCGTCGAAGTCATTACTGCCACCAGTCAACAACCCAGCAAGGATTGGTTGAAGTTTGTCAAGACCTCCAGAGCTGCCAGTAAAATACGGCAGTGGATTAAGGCCGAACAGCATGAGAAGAGTTTGCTCCTCGGCCGCGAGCTCCTTGAAAAACGATTGCGTAAATATGGTGTAAGTCTAAAACGGGCGCTCCAGTCTGCTGAAATGGCTACAGCCATGGAGGAACTGGGCTATCACGCCAGTGATGACCTGCTGGCTGCCATTGGTTATGGTAAATTATCGCTGGGACAAGTGGTAGGCCGGGTTGTTCCGGAAGAGAGCCTTAAGCCCGAAGCCCCCAAAGAAAAGGGCCGGATTGGCCGGGTTCTGGAAAAAATCCATAAAAAACCCTCCAGTGCTATAAAAATTCAAGGTCTTGACGACATTATGGTGCGATATGCCAAATGTTGCAATCCGTTGCCGGGAGATCCGGTGGTTGGCTTTATTACCCGTGGTCGTGGTATTGCCGTGCACGCCGCAGATTGTCCCGGAGTTATGCAGAGCGATCCCGAACGGCGTATCGAAGTAGAATGGGATTTAAAGAAAAAGTCATCCCATCTGGTCAAGGTGAGGGTATATTGCCTCGATCAAAAAGGAATTCTAGCTAATATCAGTGGTGAGATAAGTAACTGCGAAGCTAACATCATTTCGGCTAACGTACATACAACCGACGACAGCAAAGCCCGGATTGTTTTTACCATCGATCTGCAGGACCGGGAACACCTTAATCGAATAGTCAAGGCTTTGAAACAGGTTAAGGGTGTTCATCAGGTCGAACGAGTGCGGGGTTAA
- the purN gene encoding phosphoribosylglycinamide formyltransferase has protein sequence MSNKLRLGILASGGGTNLQAIIDRIQDGTLHAEIALILSNKPTAGALQRGRLAGIPTLCIDQQQYKNRLDFDRAMVAALNEARVELVVLAGFMRLISNEFLEAFPDRIMNIHPALLPAFSGLNAQQQALDHGTRITGCTVHFVDAGVDTGPIVVQAAVPVLQNDTLETLSARILRQEHRIYPEAIRLFAEGRLRLEGRRVLIDPPLENPDQTLLSPPLS, from the coding sequence GTGAGCAACAAGTTACGCCTCGGTATCCTTGCTTCCGGCGGCGGCACCAATCTGCAGGCGATCATCGATCGCATCCAGGACGGCACCCTCCACGCTGAAATTGCCCTTATTCTTAGTAATAAGCCGACTGCCGGCGCATTGCAACGCGGAAGGTTGGCTGGCATCCCAACTCTTTGCATCGACCAGCAGCAATATAAAAACCGGCTTGATTTTGACCGGGCCATGGTTGCCGCCTTGAACGAAGCCAGAGTGGAATTGGTCGTACTTGCCGGTTTCATGCGCCTGATCTCCAATGAGTTTCTTGAGGCCTTTCCCGACCGCATCATGAACATCCACCCTGCCCTGTTGCCCGCCTTTTCCGGCTTGAATGCCCAACAACAGGCTCTTGACCACGGCACCCGGATTACCGGCTGTACCGTTCACTTCGTCGATGCCGGAGTCGATACCGGCCCCATTGTCGTTCAAGCAGCGGTGCCGGTCCTGCAAAACGACACCCTGGAGACCCTTTCAGCACGCATCCTCCGTCAGGAACATCGCATCTACCCAGAAGCGATTCGTCTTTTTGCCGAAGGTCGGCTACGCCTTGAAGGTCGACGGGTTCTGATTGATCCACCCTTGGAAAATCCTGACCAAACCCTCCTTAGCCCCCCGCTCAGCTAA
- a CDS encoding dihydroorotate dehydrogenase electron transfer subunit, whose product MKNFNTTILSNQEVSPDYYRMKILAPGISDSAQPGQFVMFRSQATNEPLLRRPFGIFQTGTLASDCEGMPAKEFVEILYKVVGRGTAIMQELHEGDRVELLGPLGHGFDLSADGSEVILVGGGIGLVPLYMLASELVKTNKVRLLIGGRSRKDVLMVTEFERLGVETYVSTDDGTLGEEGPVTQVLQRKLTKFPGAAVYACGPMPMLEAVHRICQPRKVKLQVSLEAFMACGVGACLGCVVKGAGHSEENPRYLCTCKEGPVFDAEDLDWELLEKRMNEEGHSHE is encoded by the coding sequence ATGAAAAATTTTAATACCACCATCCTGTCTAACCAGGAAGTTTCACCAGATTATTATCGAATGAAAATTCTGGCACCGGGGATTTCAGATTCGGCCCAACCCGGGCAATTTGTCATGTTTCGGTCTCAAGCTACGAATGAACCCTTGTTGCGCCGACCTTTCGGCATTTTTCAGACCGGGACGCTAGCCTCCGATTGCGAAGGAATGCCCGCCAAGGAGTTCGTGGAAATTCTTTATAAGGTGGTTGGCAGGGGAACCGCCATCATGCAGGAACTGCACGAAGGGGATCGGGTCGAGTTGTTGGGGCCGCTCGGTCATGGTTTCGATTTGTCTGCCGACGGCAGTGAGGTGATCCTGGTTGGCGGGGGTATCGGATTGGTCCCTCTGTATATGCTTGCCAGCGAACTGGTAAAAACGAACAAAGTTCGGTTGCTTATCGGCGGGCGTTCTCGTAAGGACGTGTTGATGGTAACGGAATTTGAGCGCCTCGGAGTGGAAACCTACGTGTCGACCGATGATGGTACGCTCGGAGAAGAGGGTCCGGTTACCCAAGTGTTGCAGCGCAAACTGACGAAATTCCCCGGCGCGGCGGTATATGCTTGCGGTCCAATGCCGATGCTGGAAGCGGTTCATCGGATCTGCCAGCCCCGTAAGGTGAAATTACAGGTTTCACTGGAAGCGTTTATGGCTTGCGGGGTAGGGGCCTGTCTCGGGTGTGTGGTCAAAGGGGCCGGTCATAGCGAAGAAAATCCCCGTTATCTCTGTACTTGCAAGGAAGGCCCTGTATTTGATGCAGAGGATCTCGACTGGGAATTGCTGGAGAAGCGAATGAACGAGGAGGGCCACAGCCATGAGTGA
- a CDS encoding RidA family protein: MTGKQVVSTSEAPAAIGPYSQAVKAGDLLFFSGQLALDVASGELVPGGIAEQTEQVMANIGAILKAAGLDYDSVVKTTIYLLDLKDFSVVNEIYGRYFNVDSAPARATIQVAALPKQALVEIEGIARVS, translated from the coding sequence ATGACAGGCAAACAAGTTGTTTCCACATCTGAGGCACCAGCTGCAATCGGGCCTTATTCCCAGGCTGTCAAGGCTGGGGACTTGTTGTTTTTTTCCGGTCAACTTGCCCTTGATGTTGCTAGTGGTGAGTTGGTTCCGGGGGGGATTGCTGAACAGACTGAGCAGGTTATGGCGAATATCGGTGCGATTCTCAAAGCGGCCGGCCTGGATTATGATTCGGTTGTTAAAACCACCATTTACCTGCTTGATTTGAAAGACTTTAGCGTGGTTAACGAAATCTACGGACGATATTTTAACGTTGATTCAGCCCCGGCGCGGGCCACTATACAAGTGGCGGCTCTGCCTAAGCAGGCGTTGGTAGAGATCGAGGGGATAGCCCGGGTCAGCTGA
- the rimI gene encoding ribosomal protein S18-alanine N-acetyltransferase — translation MTEADLEQVLVVEQLCHRAPWSEAMFLNELANPLSRIDLLWRGRDLAGFLCAWRVCEELTILNVATAPKMRRSGVAHALLEQVLHRNLQTGLESALLEVRPSNAAAIALYRSFGFSEIDRRLRYYSDGEDALVMQLLLTEHGMPGKNCLKH, via the coding sequence ATGACCGAGGCCGATCTGGAACAGGTGCTGGTTGTTGAGCAGCTGTGTCATCGTGCGCCCTGGTCCGAAGCTATGTTCCTTAACGAATTGGCTAATCCGCTGTCACGTATTGATCTATTGTGGCGTGGACGCGATCTGGCCGGATTCCTCTGTGCTTGGCGAGTTTGCGAAGAACTGACCATCCTCAATGTGGCGACAGCGCCGAAAATGCGCAGAAGCGGTGTGGCTCATGCTTTGCTTGAGCAGGTTTTGCATAGGAACCTGCAGACCGGTCTCGAGAGCGCATTGCTGGAGGTTCGTCCCTCTAATGCAGCGGCTATTGCTCTCTATCGATCTTTTGGGTTCAGTGAGATTGACCGCCGTTTGCGTTATTATAGTGATGGAGAAGATGCCCTGGTGATGCAGTTGCTGCTGACGGAGCATGGAATGCCGGGCAAGAATTGTTTAAAACACTAA